ACATAGCATAATGCTTGGTGTATaaaaaacaaccaccaccaaactagttgccatttaGTTGGTTCCagttcatggagaccccacgtgtgtcagagcagaactatgctttatagggttttcaatggctgacttcattagtaggtcatcaggcctttcttctgaggtggctccAGGTGGATTCGATcagctaacctttaggttagtagtagctcagcgcttaactgtttgcaccatccagggactccttggcaCATAAAAAAGATCCTGTAATTATATTTGTATTGTCTTTAGCAGCTGAAGAATCATACTAGAAAGCAGGCGATAGAGAAAATCTAAGGCATATTAAAACCATCAAGAAAACCACCAGTAAAAGAACAAGTGAAGACAGTAACTGTAAGGGCAAATGCTGTTTAAATGATGGCCTTTTCTTGCTATTTCCTGAATACCCAGAATGGGGCAGTGTGTTGGTCTGGAGTGTAGTGGTCTGACTGTGCTTCCGCAAAACACTCCTGACTCCTGGCATTAGTTTTCTACtgctatgtaacaaattaccacaaactcagcagcttaaaacaacacaagttTATTATTGCACAGTTTCTAGAGGTCAGAGGTCCAGGTACAGCATTACTGGATATTTAACTCAGAGTCTCACTGGGCTGAAGCCAAGGTGTTGGCTGGGGCTGCGGTTCTCTTTCTCATCGGGCTTCTTCCAAGCTCACTGGTTGCTggtagaattcatttccttgtggtTATAGGACTGAGATTCTTATTTTCCTTCTAGATGTCAActgttgtcttagttacttagtgctgctgtaacagaaatacaagtggctaGCTTTAAAGAACGTAAGTAtattttttttcacagttctggaggctaaacctccaaatcagggtcttggctatgTTGATGCCATCCCTGTAAGTAGttctgggcattccttggctgcTTGGCTAGTCGATGATCCtcacttggcatctgtcttctgtgtttaatctgctctctttatagctcagaagtgagTACATTTAGAAGCCAGCCTATTGGGGTATGATctaactaacataacaaagaagaccctatttccaaacaggattacatccaaaggtattgctgttgttgttaggtgctgtccagtggttccgactcatataccccatatacaacagaaggaaatactgcccagtcctgtgccatcctcacaattgttgatatgtttgagtctattattGCAGTCACTGAGAAGAtccatctactttaccaaccatgatggtcttctccagggactcgtccctcctgataacatgtccgaagtacttgagacaaagttttgccatcctcatttttaaggagcattctggctgtatttctgctaggatagatttgttcgttcttctggcagtccatggtatattcaaggttcttcaccaacaccataattaaaaaggcatcaattcttctttggccttcctcattcattgtctagctttcccacacatacgaggtgattgaaaataccacagcttgagtcaggctcacctttgtccttaaagtaacatctttgctttttaacactttaaagagatcttttgcagcagatttgcccaatgcaatacatcatttgatttctagactgctgcttccatgggtgttgattgtggatccaagtaaaatgaaatccttgacaacttcaaacttttctccctttaccatgatgttgcttattggtccagttgtgaggattttattgttttctttatgttgaagtgtaatccatactgaaggctgaaggtgTATCTTTGATcatcaacagtaagtgcttcaagtcctcctcactttcagcaaggaaggttgcctcatctgcatattgcaggttgttaatgactcttcctccaatcctgatgctgcattcttcttcatatagtccagtttctcagattatttgctcagcatgcagattgaataagtatggtgaaaggatacaccccagacacacaccttttctgattctaaaccacacagtattcccttgttctatttgaacaactgcctcttgttttatgtacaggttcctcatgagcacaattaaatgttctggaattcccactcttcacgatgttatcctaatttgttatgatccacacagtcaaatgacttttcacagccaataaaacagaggtaaacacctttctggcattctctactttcaatagggcatcagcaatggtatccttaattccacatcctcttctgaacctggcttgaatttctggcagttccctgtcaatgtactgctgcaaccactttcaactgtcttgagcaaaattttatttgtgtgtgatgttaatgatactgttcgataatttccacattctgttggatcacctttctttcgaatgggcacaaatatggatctcttccagtccgctggtcaggtagctgtcttccaaaatttggtagatgagtaagcacctccagcactgcatctgtttgttgatgcATCTCAATTGGTTCTCcatcaattcatggagccttttttttattttttggccaatgccatcagtgtagcttggaccttgtccttcaataccatcagtttttgttcatatgctacctcctgaaatggttcaacatcgaccagttcttttggtacagtgactccatatattccttccatcttcttttgatgcttcccacatcGTTCAATAttctgcccatagaatccttcaatattgcaactcgaggcctgacttttttcttcagttccttcggcttgaaaaatgctgagcctattcttctcttttggttttctaactccaagtctttgcccatttccttataatactttgtcttcttgagctgccctttgaaattttcttttcagctctttttcttcatcctttcttttatttgctttagttactctacgttcaagagcaagtttcagtgtctctttcgacatccattttggtcgctactttctttcctgtcttttaaataaccttttgttttcttcatctgcaatgtccttgatgtcatcccacaactcatctggtcttcagtcgttaatgtttaatgcttcaaatctattcatgagatggtctccaaattcaggtgggatatagtcaaggtcatgctttgactgttgtggacttgttctaattttcttcaatttcaacttgaacttgcatatgagcatttgatggtctattccacagtcagcccctggtcttgttctgactgatgatattaagcttttccatcatctctttccacagatgcagtcaatttgattgcatccatccagtgaggtccacgtgtatagtctccttttatgttgttgaaaaaaggtatttgcaatgaagaagtcaatggtcttaaaaaattctatcatgagatctccagtgtCGCTGCTATCACCAAAGCCCTATGctccaactaccgattcttctgtttccagctttcacatggcaaCCACCAATAATTACCCATGCATCTTTGATTGTttatttgatcagtttcagactgggtaagttgataaaatcttcaattgcctcatctttggcactaatggttggtgagtaaatctgagtaatagtcatactaactggtcctcctcgtaggcatgtggatattatccatCACTAACAGCACTGtaattcaggacagatcttgaaatgttctttttggtaacGAATTAGACATTATTCCTCTTCGATTTGtttttcccagcatagtagaccacatgtttgcccaattcaaaatgccagtactagtccacttcagctcactaatgcctaggatattgatcttttgcattccatttcatttttgacaacttccaatttttcttgattcacagtacattccacattctgattattagtgaatATTTGcaactgcttcttctcattttgagttgtatcACAATAGCGAGAGAAGGGCCTGAAAGTTTTACtctatccacttcattaaggtcaaccctaTTTTGAAGAGGCCGCTctcccccagtcatattttgagtgccttctgacctgaagggcttatcttccagcactgtatcagacaatgttccactcctattcataaggttttcactggccaatttttttagaagtagatcgttgggtccttcttcctagtcttagcctggaagctccactgaaacctgtccatcataggtgaccctgctggtattttaaataccggtaccacagcttccaggatcactgcaacatgcaagccactgcacTAAATCCCCCTTGTGCTTTAGGTCTCTGACCTCTAAACCCAGATTTAATGGGCACATATGATTAGCCCACATGGattatctccctattttaaggtcagctggtTTGgaaccttaatcacatctgcaaaaggCCTTCACAGCAGTAGCTACAATGGTGATTGGTACAATAACTGAGAGAAGGGGTGTGTGGACCAGGGCCTGGGACCTTGGGGACCATCTTTGGAACTCTGCCCACCACATTCTGGAAGCACATTCAGTCCCACAACCAAGCAGTGATATTTAGTGGCACTGCTGCCtttaacatttgtccttttggctctttcttataCTCCGTTTACATTTGAATGACAAGTTGTTGAATATTTCAAAGATCAAGAGACATGATTTTAGAAGAGTGACATATTTTCACCCCATGCTCTTGGAACATATATGTCTGAATGATGTGTGATTATGGGTCTTTCCCTTCTGACTCAGTGCCCTGACACCTACATAATCATTGGGTCAAGGCAAgaatttgtcatttaaaaaaaaaaaaaaaaaaaggcttttcacTCAAAATTGCTTACTATTCCTGACTTTGAGACTTGAGAAGTGTCAGTTTGATCAATGTTGTCCCAGCAATAAATCAGTTGTGACCAAGCCTGGTTTGAGGGGGGTGCGTGAACACATGCTTGCCCTGAACATATATTTAAGAACAGTATATTTTATCTTGTCAGACCTATTGGCTTTATTCAGAAGGCCCCTACTTCAGACATAACCAGGCTAAAAaaccaacaataaaaaagagcaagGGGCAAATGCTAAGCTGTGGGTGCAGGTGACTTCCAAATCATGTTGAGATGTTTAACCTCCAAGGCCActagaatgggttgtctttgcaaTTGGTCTTACCAAGGTGAAACTTCAGAACCTTCGAGACTGATCCACATTTGGGAAACTCCAGGGCCACCAACTTCTGACTGAGGAATTGGCTAAGGAAAAAAGAGCCTCCACCACCCCCACACCAAAATCCTTGAAGGTCAATCTATATTGGCCTTAGGTgctgtcagttttgactcatagtggccccatgtcacagagtagcactgccccacagcgttttctaggctgtaaccttacagaagcagatcctcaggtctttctcctgtggagctgctgagtgggtttgaacctccaacctttcagttagcagcagagaacttaactgttgtgctaccagggctcctccaatctATATTGAAcctgctgttgtcaagttgattcagacttataatgaccctataaagcAGAGAACTGACCTGCAGGGtttctttccaaggctgtaaatctttacggaagccaattgccttatccttctccctcagagcagctggtgggttcaaactgctgaacttttggttagcagccgagctcttaaccactgtagcacAAGGGCTCCTGCGGTCTATATTACAGTCCTTTAATATGTTCACACATATTGTTAGCAATCCTGGTCGCAGGATTCCAGACTAGTCAATACAGTACACAATGGGAAGAAGAGATTGTGTCATGACTTTTTTGAGATATCAGCATTTATACCCAGATGCAAAAGTTGGGCTAATGGATATCTTGGACTCTGTTAAAAACGTCAGTTTTCACATGGTCTCCATGTTCCAAGGTAAAGTGTAAGCACATTTTAAATTACCCATTTTTTGTGCTTTATCTCTTCTCACCTTCTTTGCTAAAGGTGTAATTATGAGCCTTTATAAATAATTTCCATGCTGTACAAGGATTCTAAGGCCCATAAATCTCCCTTCAGCTGGTGTCCTTACATCAGTGAGTAATAATGCATTCATTCTTGAGCCTGTATATCCTGCTCACCCTGCTCCATCCCTGACAAAAGGGAAGGCAATGGGGGCACTAAGTGCCCCTCCTGCATTGCAGGACTTTGGCTCTCCTCTCTCTGAAACCTGTGAAGATCACACTCATCCCTAAAGCAAACTAAGATGTCTAGTTTAATACTGGCAGGTACTGTAACAATTTtaagaatacatttaaaaaaaaaatttttagctacaaATTCtgacttttgaaaaaattttccAGCTTATTACCACTTAGTTGCCTTATATACATGGTAGAATAATACTTTGCTTTTACCCAGTTCAATTGCTCCAAGTTGGAGAGAACCAAGCATACTTTGGCAAAACATCTCATGAGCAGGCAAGTTTATGTGGAAAAAGCGTATTTGCTTACAGACTCATAACAATTCTAAGATGTTAAAATTATATTACAATATGTAAGTTTAAGAGTTGCTCTATGTTTATCCAGCAGATCGAGCCAAGACCAGTAAGTTAAACTTAGGAATTTTTGGTTTAACCTAACAAAATGTTCAGACCAAAGCTCTCCAATAACAGAATGGTGTGCCTTTTAAAGCAGGGAGCAACTTTTCTTCCTAGGTCTTTTAGGGGATGAACAGACCCTCCAACAGGCACTCTGCTTTGGGTGGGAGACTCCGTTCCATCACCGCTTTCATTCCTTTCCACTTAAAAATTCTGTATTCACTAAAACCGCATTAACTGAATTGTATATTCCACATAAATAATACCTTGTCTACTTTGGGCTGTTTGAAGTCTTCCTACTCGACTGCATACCTAcatgctgttgctgttagctgccagcGGGTCGGCcaccgactcacagcaacccccccacaatggaacgaaacactgctgccctgtcctgagccatcctcctggtcGGTTTCAGACCAGACTGTTGTGATTGCTACAGTTTTCGTTGACTGatatttagaagcagatcaccacagctTTCtgctttgtctgtctgtctggaagctttgttgacacctgttcagcatcatagaaactaGGAGCCTCCTCTGATCTAacggtggtggctatgcatgaggtgcactggctgggagttgaacccaggtctcctgcatggaaggcaagaattctaccactgaaccaccactgctgtgtgtgtgtgtgtgtgtgtgtgtcactacCAGTACCATGAACTCTCATGTAGACAATGCAAAGGTCTTAATGCCATCTGTGAGGCTTAATAGACTTAGGCATTTCCAcataattttaggaaaaaaagtaaCAGCCCTAGACGTATTACTTCCTCAATGTCATTCGAAACTTACACTATAATTGGCTGCTAAATTTAAGAGTATCTCTGCTGTGAAAGATGGCTATATAATTCTAGAGAGAAGCCATGGGATCTCAgcaaaaggggaaagaaaaaaaaaaaaaaagactggcagAAGCACAGGCTTCACTTAGAACTGTCAAGTTTTCAGTTCTTATCTGAAAAGCATCTCGATTCCATCAGAGAAACATTTCTAGTGCTTGTAGAAAAAGAACCAACgtggcctttttaaaaaaaaaaattattataagagGTTTCAAATCTCTCTCAAATATTTTGGCACTTAAGTCTTTTAGTGTAGGCTGACTTTTATGATTTTCTGTTTCATAAGGGTAAGTTTTGCCTCCTTGGCACCATCCCAGTTCTGTAAGACCAGGAAACTCAAGTGCCAGTCCTCGTTCCATCGCTAACTTGCTGAATTACTCTACACAAATTACCTGGACTGTGTTTTAAGGCTCACTTTCAATAAGACAATGTGGGAGTAGCTACAAAGCTCTCATAAGGTGATGGATTTGCAACTGCCTTGCAAAGCATGAGCAGGGCACAGATAGGAAGCTTCATATGCTTCTGCCTATTGCATGGCACCTAGCCATGGTTATGTTGGTAGTAGGTGTTGACCCAATTATGTGCGAAGCAAAAAGAACTGtttaaaaaagtttatttcattttctcttttttaaactaTCTATCCTTCCTCAGGTAAGGCACACAATCTGCTCTCTTTTGAGGAATTTATTGGTCCCTGTAGAGCCTGAGGAAGGCCACAAACACTCCTGGCCAAAGAGTGAGAActcatactttgtcttttcactcttgTAGTATCTGCAGGCCTGAAGTCTGTCCATGTGTCTGTCCATACACATCCATAAGCCCCATGCTCGCTGTGTGTCCTGAGGACGGATACAGGAGATGACAAATTCActggtggtattttcaatcaacacGGTACTCCTTCCCTTTGGGGTACGCCATGATGACTATACCCCAAGTTGCAATGCCTAGGAAACAAACGAACCAGTAACTGACATGCATGCTGCACCTTAGTGCACAAAGTGCTTTCACCTATGCcgcctcatttaaccctcacgaTACTGCTGGAAGGTATAGTTACCATCATCTCTTTCTTACACAAGAAGAAACTGAAACTAAAAGTTAAAAAGTTAAGGGAAAAAACATCCTGATACTTCTTCTCCAAGCAAGAAAGGAATTTAACAAAAGGATGTTATCTCAGCAGCCTGGTTAAGACAGTAAGAAATCTGAAACCTAAAAATCTACTCAGACAACTGGCTTGAATCACTACTTTTTAGAATTCGTGACAATCACTCAAGATTGCTGCGGATAAGGACTCTGGGCCCCATTTCCCAGCAGCGTACCAAAGAGGGCTTTGAAACCACGTCTAAGATCTGACTTTAGATCCCAAGCTCTTAAACCAAGGCAAAGTGTCCTCGTTTAGGCTTTCTTCAGGGTTTGCAGAAGGCGCATGGGCTTTGGTTCCAGATAAACCTAGGCTCAAAACTCGGCTGTCATTTCTTGCCTGCCCGACCTTGAACAGGATAAACTCTGGACTTGGTTTGTTCAGCAGTAAAATGGGAATACCGTGATCTCACTTTAATGCTCTAATAGCTGACATAAAGATTAAATAGAAACTAAGACGAGTTTTTAATATtattgaaattaaagaaaaagaaagccgtTTCAACAACCTTCCCCCTTGCGCACACCGTTTGGGGTGCCCCCACCACCCCCAAGTCCACGTGGCCGTGCCCCGATTCTCACTGATGCCGACGACCATCTGTGTAATATTGAGTGGACCTGGGGCATATCCGAGCTTCATGGGCCTTCGCGCCACAGCGTACACGTACAACCCCGCCCCGATCAGCCCCGACCCAGAGAGCACCCGGCAGCTCCAGCAGTTATTAAAGAGCTGGCCTTGCGCCGAAGGGGTCGGCGCTCCGGGTACGGAGAGGGGCGCGGGTTTGGCGGGAGCAGTAACCTCAGGGGGCTCAGCGACCTTGCCCCGGTCCAGAGGCCGGGACACCTCAGAACCCATGTTCAGGAAACTTTTGCCTCAGCCGTATAAGCCTTCGGACTCAACTAACGTAAAAGCTGTGGCCGGAAAGCAGAGCGCCGGCGTGCTGCGCCGGAAGCTGCCTCAGGGCCGATGGGAAATGTAGTTCCTGTTTggctgggaaggaaaaaaaaaaaatggaggtcaTGCGCAGGGGTGGGTTTGGCTctgtccaaacccactgccagagGCTCCATATCTCAAGCATTCTGACTTGGCCAACTCCCTAATTGTCTCACTCTCAGTCTCCTTGGAGGAGAAGTCTGGGTTTCTAAATTTCCTGGCTAGCTCAAAAtatgagaccttgggcaagtcacctcaCCCCTCTGGAGGTGAGTGACTCAAAAGTGTTCATTTTTATATGTGCTTAatcatgtacttaaaaaaaaaaatttttttttttctattttaatcatGTACTAGACACTTTGCTAAGCGATTATCAGCATTTTGCCTTTTAACCTTCCAAACAGCCCAACCTGGTAGGTATAATTCAGTTACATGtatggcaaggagccctggtggcccaggttaagcctcttggctgctaactgaaaggtcagtagttcaaagccaccaacCTCTCCccgggagaagagacctggtgatctgtttcctgtAAAGTTACTAGCCTGGGAATCATACGGGGAagctctattctgtcttataggattgctgtgagtcggaatgacttGATGGCCCATTGTTTTAACTAATGTCTCTGCTTGAATAGAGTCAAACACTAGCTGTACATTTTATGAATGGTCTACACAAATGTAATCACGGCGTTGAAACATAGTTTGAATTATCTGGATAAATGCCTTCAATTTCTctttaacttcttttttaaagatATGCTCCCAGTTTGGTCATGTTCATggtattgtttttgcttttagaGCCCTGGAGAAAATTCAAACCAAAATCAGACTGATGGGTTTGAGAAGTTAATAAGGATCTGTTCTCGCAGGTTTACATTCTTATCCCCTAAGTATGGCCTTTCAATTCTGATTGTGTCCTTGCAATTCAACTTCTTTATCATCCACCCCTAGCTCATTTcacctttcattttctttgggtCTAATCCCTAGTTCTTTTGctggtgtgaaaaaaaaaaaaatttttttttttttttctcagaggaTTACCGGTGAGAAAGGCATTTAGGGTTCAGGAATCTGTTTCTGCTAGAGGAGATGGGAAAAAACAGAACTTACATCTAGTTTGCAATTATTCCCATTAGATTGGCTTGAGAAATtaacatgataaaaataaattccCTATTGCACTTTCTAAAATGGGGTGTGATTTTGGGAAGGTTAAAAAAAGGTAAGAATAAAAAGACATGGGTaaatagaaaagtggtgagaATATTGGGTTGGTGTACTACTTAATTTCAAAGATCCTCCCCATTTCATTATTCACAGGCATATCCATATGTTGTATAGTATAAAGACAGATGTTTGAGAAATTTGGGTTCTATAtctgtgtaatggattgaattgtgtccccctaaaatatgcatcaatttggttaggc
The sequence above is drawn from the Elephas maximus indicus isolate mEleMax1 chromosome 9, mEleMax1 primary haplotype, whole genome shotgun sequence genome and encodes:
- the DMAC1 gene encoding distal membrane-arm assembly complex protein 1, with protein sequence MGSEVSRPLDRGKVAEPPEVTAPAKPAPLSVPGAPTPSAQGQLFNNCWSCRVLSGSGLIGAGLYVYAVARRPMKLGYAPGPLNITQMVVGISIATWGIVIMAYPKGKEYRVD